One Oryza glaberrima chromosome 11, OglaRS2, whole genome shotgun sequence genomic region harbors:
- the LOC127753639 gene encoding magnesium/proton exchanger 1, giving the protein MDNINMADTAPSCDTYLLFNGETLLPNGVRAFIYTVVLAYCFIGLSAITGRFFKSMESIMRHSREVVTVDPHTNATIVKHEKVWNYTIADVALLAFGTSFPQISLATIDAIRNLGQLTAGGLGPGTLVGSAAFDLFPIHAVCVVMPRAGSKKKISDLGVWLVELFWSFWAYIWLYIILEVWTPRVITLWEALLTVLQYGLLLLHAYAQDKRWPYVSIPLARGERPEDWVPAEDASVDYDDNYDGIGDILPGQNEDIVDIFSAHSYSNEGYHHVAEKDVEESSTGLTLKNKWEDTHWFSIWWQQFVDAATLESSVSRKMDSTCLRVIRISWNLIIAPWKMLFAFVPPYEIAHGWIAFICSLIFISGIAYGVTKITDQISCVTGVSPYVIAFTALAAGTSWPDLVASKIAAERQITADSAIANITCSNSVNIYVGIGVPWLVDTMYNYFVYQKPLYIDNAAGLSFSLLVFFATSFGCITVLVLRRVILGAELGGPRKWAWATSVYFMILWVVFIVLSSLRISGVI; this is encoded by the exons ATGGACAACATTAACATGGCAGATACTGCTCCTTCCTGTGATACTTACCTGTTGTTCAATGGAGAAACACTGCTTCCAAATGGTGTCCGTGCGTTTATTTATACCGTTGTCCTCGCGTACTGTTTTATTGGTCTATCCGCGATCACTGGCCGGTTCTTCAAATCGATGGAGAGCATCATGAGACACTCCCGGGAGGTTGTCACAGTAGACCCACACACAAATGCTACTATTGTCAAGCATGAGAAGGTGTGGAACTACACTATAGCGGACGTTGCTCTCCTCGCATTTGGTACTAGCTTCCCTCAAATTTCACTAGCAACGATTGACGCAATCCGAAATCTGGGTCAGCTGACAGCAGGAG GTTTAGGGCCAGGTACCCTTGTGGGTTCTGCTGCATTTGATCTGTTCCCCATACATGCTGTTTGTGTGGTTATGCCAAGGGCAGGCTCTAAGAAAAAGATATCTGATCTCGGTGTTTGGTTAGTCGAGCTGTTCTGGTCATTCTGGGCATACATTTGGCTGTATATTATATTAGAG GTGTGGACACCTAGAGTGATCACCCTCTGGGAGGCCTTGCTGACAGTACTGCAATATGGACTGCTTCTGCTTCATGCATATGCGCAGGATAAGCGCTGGCCATATGTGTCAATCCCTTT GGCAAGAGGTGAGAGACCTGAAGATTGGGTTCCGGCGGAAGATGCTTCAGTTGATTATGATGATAACTATGATGGGATTGGGGATATACTCCCTGGCCAGAATGAGGATATTGTGGATATATTCTCAGCGCATTCTTACAGTAATGAAG GGTATCACCATGTTGCAGAAAAGGATGTGGAAGAATCTTCAACAGGTCTTACATTAAAGAACAAATGGGAGGATACTCACTGGTTCTCTATTTGGTGGCAACAATTTGTTGATGCTGCAACG TTGGAGAGTTCAGTGTCAAGGAAGATGGATTCTACCTGTTTGAGAGTCATCAGAATCTCGTGGAACTTAATCATTGCACCTTGGAAAATGCTATTTGCTTTCGTTCCCCCATATGAAATTGCACATGGCTGGATCGCTTTTATTTGCTCACTAATCTTCATAAGTGGTATTGCTTATGGGGTTACTAAGATTACAGATCAGATAAGCTGTGTCACAG GAGTAAGCCCATATGTCATAGCATTCACAGCACTGGCTGCTGGAACATCATGGCCTGATCTAGTTGCAAGCAAGATAGCTGCTGAGCGTCAAATCACCGCCGACTCCGCAATTGCCAACATCACTTGCAG CAATTCAGTGAACATATATGTTGGCATTGGTGTTCCATGGTTAGTGGACACAATGTACAACTATTTTGTCTACCAGAAGCCCCTGTACATAGACAATGCTGCTGGCCTCAGCTTCTCCCTTCTGGTCTTCTTCGCGACGTCGTTCGGCTGCATCACGGTTTTGGTTCTTCGTCGCGTCATACTTGGCGCCGAGCTTGGTGGCCCTAGGAAGTGGGCTTGGGCAACATCAGTGTACTTCATGATCCTTTGGGTTGTTTTTATTGTACTTTCATCCTTAAGAATCTCTGGAGTAATATAG
- the LOC127753718 gene encoding WD repeat-containing protein VIP3, whose protein sequence is MKLAGLKSVDGAHEESIWAAAWVPAADHRPAALLLTGALDETVRLWAPDDLASAAASPSRGHALGVVSLAAHPAGALAAAVSLDSYVRVFDVDSGSSVATLEAPPSEVWGIQFHPKGSALAAAGGGSGSVKLWDTEKWKPITSLAVPRPEGARPDKTGSGKFVLSVAWSPDGKLLACGSMDGTIAVYDAVRMKFLHHLEGHHMPVRSMVFSPVDPHVLFTASDDCHIHIYDAKEKSLIGAMSGHASWVLSIDVSPDGMAVATGSSDRTVRLWDINTRASVQTMSNHNDQVWAVAFRPPGGTGVRAGRLASVSDDKSITLYDYS, encoded by the exons atgAAGCTCGCGGGGCTCAAGTCGGTGGACGGGGCACACGAGGAGTCCAtctgggcggcggcgtgggtgcCCGCGGCGGACCACCGCCCCGCGGCGCTGCTCCTGACGGGCGCCCTCGACGAGACCGTCCGCCTCTGGGCCCCCgacgacctcgcctccgccgccgcctccccctcgcggGGCCACGCGCTCGGGGTGGTGTCGCTCGCCGCCCACCCCGcgggcgccctcgccgccgccgtctccctcgACAGCTACGTCCGCGTCTTCGATGTGGACTCGGGCTCCTCCGTCGCCACGCTCGAGGCCCCGCCCTCCGAGGTCTGGGGCATCCAGTTCCACCCCAAG GGTAGTGCTCTGGCTGCAGCTGGTGGTGGCAGTGGATCAGTGAAGCTCTGGGACACAGAGAAGTGGAAGCCAATTACCAGCCTTGCTGTTCCGCGTCCAGAGGGAGCTCGCCCTGATAAAACAGGAAGCGGCAAGTTTGTCCTTTCAGTCGCATGGAGTCCTGATGGCAAGCTCTTAGCTTGTGGTTCCATGGATGGCACCATCGCTGTGTATGACGCAGTTCGCATGAAGTTCCTCCACCACCTTGAGGGCCATCACATGCCAGTGAGATCAATGGTGTTCTCTCCAGTGGACCCGCACGTGCTCTTCACTGCCTCCGACGATTGCCACATCCACATATACGACGCCAAGGAGAAGAGCCTCATTGGGGCCATGTCAGGGCATGCGAGCTGGGTGCTGAGCATCGACGTGAGCCCAGACGGCATGGCGGTAGCGACAGGCTCCAGTGACCGCACGGTCCGGCTTTGGGACATCAACACGAGGGCGTCGGTGCAGACCATGAGCAACCACAATGATCAGGTCTGGGCTGTCGCCTTCCGACCACCGGGTGGGACAGGAGTCCGCGCAGGCCGGCTTGCCAGCGTGTCAGATGACAAGAGCATCACCCTGTACGATTACTCATAG